Proteins encoded together in one Pseudomonas sp. ADAK13 window:
- a CDS encoding glycerate kinase type-2 family protein yields MSVDPQHLLRELFATAIDAAHPRQVLEPYLPTDRSSRVIVIGAGKAAAAMALVVENCWQGEVSGLVVTRYGHGAPCKKIEVVEAAHPVPDAAGQAVAKRVLELISNLSEDDRVIFLLSGGGSALLALPAAGITLADKQAINKALLKSGATIGEMNCVRKHLSAIKGGRLARASWPATVYTYAISDVPGDQATVIASGPTVGDPSTSQQALAILKRYQIEIPASVRTWLQSPESETVKPGDPVLARSHFQLIARPQQSLEAVAVKVRQAGFSPLILGDLEGEARDVAKVHAGIARQIIQHGQPLAAPCVILSGGETTVTVRGNGRGGRNAEFLLSLTDSLKGLPGVYALAGDTDGIDGSEDNAGAIMTPTSYARAEALGLSASDELDNNNGYGYFAALDGLIITEPTRTNVNDFRAILILESPERESPEHDA; encoded by the coding sequence ATGTCGGTCGATCCGCAACACCTGCTTCGCGAGCTGTTTGCCACAGCCATCGACGCCGCCCACCCCCGGCAAGTCCTCGAACCCTATCTGCCCACCGACCGCAGCAGCCGTGTCATTGTGATCGGTGCCGGCAAAGCCGCCGCCGCCATGGCGCTGGTGGTGGAAAACTGCTGGCAAGGCGAAGTCTCGGGCCTGGTGGTCACCCGCTATGGCCACGGTGCACCCTGCAAAAAAATCGAAGTGGTCGAAGCCGCACACCCGGTCCCGGATGCCGCCGGCCAAGCCGTAGCCAAGCGCGTGCTGGAGTTGATCAGCAACCTCAGCGAAGACGACCGCGTGATTTTCCTGCTCTCCGGCGGTGGCTCTGCGCTGCTCGCCCTGCCCGCCGCAGGCATCACCCTGGCGGACAAACAAGCGATCAACAAAGCCCTGCTCAAATCCGGCGCCACCATTGGCGAGATGAATTGCGTGCGCAAGCACCTCTCGGCAATCAAGGGTGGCCGCCTCGCCCGGGCAAGCTGGCCGGCCACGGTCTACACCTACGCGATTTCCGATGTGCCGGGCGACCAGGCCACGGTCATCGCGTCGGGCCCTACCGTCGGCGACCCGAGCACTTCGCAACAGGCGCTGGCGATCCTCAAGCGCTACCAGATTGAAATCCCGGCGTCCGTGCGCACCTGGCTGCAAAGCCCGGAGTCGGAAACGGTCAAGCCCGGCGACCCGGTCCTCGCCCGCAGCCATTTCCAGTTGATCGCCCGCCCCCAACAATCCCTGGAAGCGGTGGCAGTAAAAGTCCGCCAGGCCGGTTTCAGCCCGCTGATCCTCGGCGACCTGGAAGGCGAGGCGCGGGACGTGGCCAAGGTGCACGCCGGTATCGCCCGGCAGATCATCCAGCATGGCCAGCCGCTGGCGGCGCCTTGCGTGATCCTTTCCGGCGGCGAAACCACCGTCACCGTGCGCGGCAATGGCCGTGGCGGGCGCAATGCCGAATTCCTGCTGAGCCTCACCGACAGCCTCAAGGGCCTGCCCGGCGTCTACGCCCTGGCGGGTGACACCGACGGAATCGACGGCTCCGAAGACAACGCCGGGGCGATCATGACGCCCACCAGCTACGCCCGCGCCGAAGCCCTGGGCCTGAGCGCCAGCGACGAGCTGGACAACAACAATGGCTATGGCTATTTCGCGGCCCTCGACGGCTTGATCATCACCGAGCCGACCCGCACCAACGTCAACGATTTTCGCGCCATTCTGATTCTTGAAAGCCCTGAAAGAGAGTCCCCCGAACATGACGCCTGA
- a CDS encoding 2-hydroxy-3-oxopropionate reductase: MAGKPGSHKNNKRILIMAKIGFIGTGIMGQPMAANLQKAGHQLFLSEHHGKAPAELINAGAVALANPQQVAQEAEFIIVMVPDTPQVDDVLFRADGVAAGLGPNKVVIDMSSISPTATKAFAAKINETGARYLDAPVSGGEVGAKAGTLSIMIGGDPHTFERALPLFQAMGKNITLVGGNGDGQTAKVANQIIVALNIQAVAEALLFASKNGADPAKVREALMGGFASSKILEVHGERMIKGTFDPGFRINLHQKDLNLALAGAKELGINLPNTAGTQQVFSTCTAIGGGNWDHSALIKGLEHMANFSIRDK, encoded by the coding sequence ATCGCGGGCAAGCCCGGCTCCCACAAAAACAATAAGAGGATTTTAATCATGGCTAAAATCGGATTTATCGGCACCGGCATCATGGGCCAACCCATGGCCGCCAACCTGCAAAAGGCCGGGCACCAACTGTTCCTGTCCGAGCATCACGGCAAGGCCCCGGCTGAACTGATCAACGCTGGCGCGGTGGCCCTGGCCAACCCGCAGCAAGTGGCCCAGGAAGCCGAATTCATCATCGTCATGGTGCCCGACACCCCGCAGGTCGACGACGTGCTGTTCCGTGCCGACGGTGTGGCCGCAGGCCTGGGGCCGAACAAAGTGGTGATCGACATGAGCTCGATCTCGCCCACCGCCACCAAGGCCTTCGCCGCGAAGATCAACGAGACCGGCGCACGCTACCTTGACGCCCCGGTGTCCGGTGGTGAAGTCGGCGCCAAGGCCGGCACCCTAAGCATCATGATCGGCGGCGACCCGCACACCTTCGAACGCGCCCTGCCGCTGTTCCAGGCCATGGGCAAGAACATCACCCTGGTGGGCGGTAATGGCGATGGCCAGACCGCCAAGGTGGCCAACCAGATCATCGTCGCCCTGAACATCCAGGCGGTGGCCGAAGCGCTGCTGTTCGCCTCGAAGAACGGTGCCGACCCGGCCAAGGTGCGGGAAGCCCTGATGGGAGGGTTTGCTTCGTCGAAAATCCTCGAAGTGCATGGCGAGCGCATGATCAAGGGCACCTTCGATCCGGGCTTCCGCATCAACCTGCACCAGAAGGATCTGAACCTGGCCTTGGCCGGTGCCAAGGAGTTGGGGATCAACCTGCCCAACACCGCCGGCACCCAACAGGTGTTCAGCACCTGCACGGCCATCGGTGGCGGCAACTGGGACCACTCGGCGCTGATCAAGGGCCTGGAACATATGGCGAATTTTTCGATTCGCGATAAGTAA
- the pyk gene encoding pyruvate kinase, protein MTPDKKVKILATLGPATDSIDDIRELVEAGVNIFRLNFSHGDHADHAQRYQWIRQVERQLNYPLGILMDLQGPKLRVGRFAEGKVQLIRGQALRLDLDPTPGDQRRVNLPHPEIIAALQPGMDLLLDDGKLRLRVITKHSEAIDTTVLNGGELSDRKGVNVPQALLELSPLTAKDRRDLSFGLELGVDWVALSFVQRPEDIREARELIGDKAFLMAKIEKPSAVQRLQEIAELSDAIMVARGDLGVEVPAESVPQIQKDIIGVCRQLGKPVVVATQMLESMRFSPAPTRAEVTDVANAVAEGADAVMLSAETASGEYPLEAVLMMSKIIRQVENGPDYQAQLDVSRPKAEATVSDAISCAIRRISSILPVAVLVNYSESGTSSLRAARERPTVPILNLTPNLSTARRLSVAWGVHSVVNDRLRQVDEVCSTALEIAQAQGMAQRGDTLVITAGVPFGQPGSTNSLRIETLI, encoded by the coding sequence ATGACGCCTGACAAGAAGGTCAAAATCCTCGCCACGCTGGGCCCAGCCACCGACAGCATTGACGACATCCGTGAGCTGGTGGAAGCCGGGGTGAACATCTTCCGCCTGAATTTCAGCCACGGTGATCACGCCGATCATGCCCAGCGCTACCAGTGGATTCGCCAGGTGGAGCGCCAGCTCAATTATCCCCTCGGCATCCTCATGGACCTGCAAGGGCCGAAGCTGCGGGTCGGGCGCTTTGCCGAGGGCAAGGTACAACTGATTCGCGGCCAGGCCCTGCGCCTGGACCTGGACCCGACACCCGGTGACCAGCGGCGGGTAAACCTGCCGCACCCGGAAATCATCGCGGCCCTGCAGCCCGGCATGGACCTGCTGCTGGACGACGGCAAGCTGCGCCTGCGGGTGATCACCAAGCATTCCGAGGCCATCGACACCACCGTGCTCAATGGCGGCGAACTGTCGGACCGTAAAGGCGTGAACGTGCCCCAGGCATTGCTGGAACTCAGCCCGCTGACCGCCAAGGACCGCCGCGACCTGAGTTTCGGCCTGGAACTGGGTGTGGACTGGGTGGCGCTGTCGTTTGTGCAACGCCCGGAAGACATCCGCGAAGCCCGTGAATTGATCGGCGACAAAGCCTTCCTGATGGCCAAGATCGAAAAGCCATCGGCGGTGCAGCGCCTGCAGGAAATCGCCGAGCTGAGCGACGCGATCATGGTCGCCAGAGGGGACCTGGGGGTGGAAGTGCCGGCGGAAAGCGTGCCGCAAATCCAGAAGGACATCATTGGTGTCTGCCGCCAGTTGGGTAAACCGGTGGTGGTGGCGACGCAGATGCTTGAGTCGATGCGCTTCTCCCCGGCGCCGACCCGCGCCGAAGTCACCGACGTGGCCAACGCAGTGGCTGAAGGGGCGGATGCGGTGATGCTGTCGGCGGAAACCGCTTCCGGTGAATACCCGCTGGAAGCCGTGCTGATGATGAGCAAGATCATTCGCCAGGTGGAAAACGGCCCGGATTACCAGGCCCAGCTGGACGTCAGCCGGCCCAAGGCCGAAGCCACAGTGTCGGACGCCATCAGCTGCGCGATTCGCCGTATCAGCAGCATCCTGCCGGTGGCGGTGCTGGTGAACTACAGCGAGTCCGGCACCTCCAGCCTGCGGGCGGCGCGGGAACGGCCAACGGTGCCGATCCTGAACCTGACGCCGAACCTGTCCACGGCGCGACGCTTGAGCGTGGCGTGGGGCGTGCACTCGGTGGTGAATGACCGGCTGCGGCAGGTGGACGAGGTGTGTTCCACGGCGCTGGAAATTGCCCAGGCACAAGGTATGGCGCAGCGCGGGGACACGTTGGTGATTACCGCGGGGGTGCCGTTTGGGCAGCCGGGCTCGACCAACTCGCTACGGATAGAGACGTTGATCTAG
- the hyi gene encoding hydroxypyruvate isomerase, protein MPRFAANLSMLFTEQDFLARFKAAADAGFSGVEYLFPYEFSSAEIKAQLDAHGLTQVLFNLPAGDWAKGERGLACHPDRVEEFRAGVNLAIAYAQVLGNTQINCLAGIRPAGVDDATLEKTFVANLKYAADKLQAVGIKLVMEAINTRDIPGFYLNNTAQALSIREQVGSANLFLQYDIYHMQIMEGDLARTMANHLDEINHIQLADNPGRNEPGTGEINYRFLFEHLDRIGYQGWVGCEYKPLTTTEAGLGWLKTHNAI, encoded by the coding sequence ATGCCGCGTTTCGCCGCCAACCTGTCCATGCTGTTTACCGAACAGGACTTTCTTGCCCGTTTCAAAGCCGCCGCCGACGCGGGGTTCAGTGGTGTGGAATACCTGTTTCCCTATGAATTCAGCTCGGCTGAAATCAAGGCGCAACTCGATGCCCACGGCCTGACCCAAGTGCTGTTCAACCTGCCGGCCGGTGACTGGGCCAAGGGCGAACGCGGCCTGGCGTGCCACCCGGACCGGGTCGAGGAGTTCCGCGCCGGGGTCAACCTGGCCATCGCCTACGCCCAAGTGCTGGGCAATACCCAGATCAACTGCCTGGCGGGGATTCGCCCGGCCGGCGTGGATGACGCGACGCTGGAAAAAACCTTCGTCGCCAACCTCAAGTACGCCGCCGACAAGCTGCAAGCGGTGGGCATCAAGCTGGTGATGGAAGCCATCAACACCCGCGACATCCCGGGTTTCTACCTGAACAACACGGCGCAGGCCCTGTCGATTCGCGAGCAGGTGGGCAGTGCCAACCTGTTCCTGCAGTACGACATCTATCACATGCAAATCATGGAAGGCGACCTCGCCCGCACCATGGCGAACCACCTGGATGAGATCAACCACATCCAGCTGGCGGACAACCCGGGGCGCAACGAGCCGGGCACCGGTGAGATCAACTACCGCTTCCTGTTCGAACATTTGGACCGCATTGGTTATCAGGGTTGGGTCGGCTGTGAGTACAAGCCGTTGACCACCACCGAAGCGGGTTTGGGTTGGTTGAAAACCCACAACGCCATCTAA